One Arthrobacter sp. StoSoilB19 DNA window includes the following coding sequences:
- the treZ gene encoding malto-oligosyltrehalose trehalohydrolase has translation MTLVNVGPERFDVWAPDVSSVVLLADGRQYPMQKKDTAPGSEGWWTAPDAPADGDVDYGYLLDGDTTPVPDPRSRRLPAGVHEQSRTYDPAAYAWQDSGWRGKDLQGSVIYELHVGTFTPEGTLDAAAEKLGYLVDLGIDFVELLPVNGFNGTHNWGYDGVQWYTVHEGYGGPAAYQRFVDAAHAAGLGVIQDVVYNHLGPSGNYLPTFGPYLKQGDANTWGDSVNLDGPGSDVVREYILDNAALWLRDYHVDGLRLDAVHALRDERAVHILEDLGALGDAISAGTGLPKTLIAESDLNNPRLLYPRDVNGYGLAGQWSDDFHHAVHVSVSGETTGYYSDFKSLAVLAKVLKDGFLHDGSYSSFRGRHHGRPINAALVDPAALVVCNQNHDQIGNRATGDRLSQSLSYGQLAVAAVLTLTSPFTPMLFMGEEYGATTPWQFFTSHPEPELGKATAEGRIKEFERMGWDPAVVPDPQDPETFRRSKLDWAEATSGDHARLLELYRALTALRRGHPELAGLGFGGTEVKFDDDAGWLRFRRGSVEVLVNFGDSKVRLDEAAGSVLLATDNGTTLDGGSLELAPWSAAILKA, from the coding sequence ATGACCCTGGTCAACGTTGGACCTGAGCGCTTCGATGTGTGGGCGCCGGACGTTTCATCGGTGGTTTTGCTGGCCGATGGCCGGCAATATCCCATGCAAAAGAAGGACACGGCGCCGGGATCGGAGGGGTGGTGGACGGCCCCCGACGCGCCCGCGGACGGCGACGTGGACTACGGCTACCTGCTGGACGGGGACACCACCCCCGTCCCGGATCCCAGGTCCCGCCGGCTTCCCGCCGGCGTGCACGAGCAATCCCGGACCTACGATCCCGCAGCCTATGCATGGCAGGATTCCGGCTGGCGCGGCAAGGACCTGCAGGGTTCCGTCATCTACGAACTCCACGTGGGCACCTTCACCCCCGAAGGAACCCTGGACGCCGCCGCGGAGAAGCTGGGCTACCTGGTGGACCTGGGCATCGACTTCGTGGAGCTGCTGCCGGTCAACGGATTCAACGGCACGCATAACTGGGGCTACGACGGCGTCCAGTGGTACACCGTGCACGAAGGCTACGGCGGGCCGGCCGCGTACCAGCGTTTCGTTGACGCCGCCCATGCCGCCGGACTGGGCGTCATCCAGGACGTGGTCTACAACCACCTTGGCCCCAGCGGAAACTATCTGCCCACGTTTGGCCCCTATCTGAAGCAGGGGGACGCCAACACCTGGGGCGACTCGGTGAACCTGGACGGGCCGGGCTCGGACGTGGTCCGCGAGTACATCCTGGACAACGCCGCTCTCTGGCTGCGCGACTACCACGTGGACGGGCTCCGCCTCGATGCCGTGCACGCGCTGCGGGACGAGCGCGCGGTGCACATCCTGGAGGACCTGGGGGCTTTGGGCGACGCGATTTCAGCCGGGACCGGGCTGCCCAAGACGCTCATCGCAGAATCGGACCTCAACAATCCGCGCCTGCTCTACCCCCGTGACGTCAACGGGTACGGACTGGCCGGGCAGTGGAGCGACGACTTCCACCATGCCGTGCATGTCAGCGTCAGCGGCGAGACCACCGGCTACTACTCCGACTTCAAATCCCTGGCCGTGCTGGCCAAGGTGCTGAAGGACGGGTTCCTGCACGACGGCAGCTATTCCAGCTTCCGCGGACGCCACCACGGCCGGCCCATCAACGCCGCCCTGGTGGACCCCGCGGCACTGGTGGTCTGCAACCAGAACCACGACCAGATCGGCAACCGTGCCACGGGGGACAGGCTCTCGCAGTCCCTGTCCTACGGGCAGCTCGCCGTGGCCGCGGTCCTCACGCTGACCTCCCCGTTCACCCCCATGCTGTTCATGGGCGAGGAATACGGCGCCACCACACCATGGCAGTTCTTCACCTCCCATCCCGAACCGGAGCTCGGGAAGGCCACCGCGGAAGGGCGCATCAAGGAATTCGAGCGCATGGGGTGGGATCCCGCCGTCGTGCCTGACCCGCAGGACCCGGAAACCTTCCGCCGGTCCAAGCTGGACTGGGCCGAGGCCACCTCTGGCGACCACGCGCGGCTCCTGGAGCTGTACCGGGCGCTGACGGCGCTTCGCCGCGGGCATCCGGAACTGGCGGGGCTTGGCTTCGGCGGGACGGAAGTTAAGTTCGACGACGACGCGGGCTGGCTGCGGTTCCGGCGCGGATCCGTCGAGGTCCTGGTGAACTTCGGGGACTCGAAGGTCCGGCTGGACGAGGCCGCCGGCAGCGTGCTGCTGGCCACGGACAACGGAACCACACTGGACGGCGGGTCCCTGGAACTGGCGCCCTGGAGCGCTGCGATCCTCAAAGCCTGA
- a CDS encoding NAD(P)H-hydrate epimerase yields MINAYTGTQVRAAEQPLLATGLGDVLMQRAAHGLAGAVVQELKSRGRRLSGARVVVLAGKGNNGGDGLFAAAFLAARGMRTTAVLTGDSAHPAGLAAFERAGGRVHRLTESAIPGLAAEAAAADVVIDAVLGTGAKGGLRGSAADLVQAVSDGIRSGLVVACDLPSGVDADTGEAAGPVLSADLTVTFGGAKAGLLADPGADHAGRVLVVPIGIEEHLPQPSLRRLEDAELAHLLPRPARRAQKYSRGVLGVVAGSEDYPGAAVLACRGALAAGVGMVRYLGPPAVADLVRQSCPEVVCSTGSVADNRVQAWLVGSGMGPQDHDQLTRARDAIASGLPVVADAGALPALPAMLAPHMVLTPHAGELASLFQRLGGGEDREAVEAGTLAAVRQAANRTGATVLLKGATTLVAAPWGETFSQADGTPWLATAGSGDVLAGVIGALLAQAGPDVGRFSEVGIAAEGRWAAIAALGAALHGRAGLAASEAVTGGPITAGGVANAIPEIWGKVSMLSKYGAWKRNSHSQPLR; encoded by the coding sequence ATGATCAACGCCTACACCGGAACGCAGGTCCGGGCCGCCGAGCAACCCCTCCTGGCCACCGGCCTGGGGGACGTGCTCATGCAGCGCGCCGCACACGGCCTGGCCGGCGCCGTCGTCCAGGAACTCAAGTCCCGGGGCCGCCGCCTGAGCGGTGCCCGCGTGGTGGTGCTGGCCGGCAAGGGCAACAACGGTGGCGATGGCCTGTTCGCAGCCGCCTTCCTTGCCGCCCGCGGAATGCGCACGACGGCGGTACTCACCGGCGATTCCGCCCATCCGGCTGGCCTTGCGGCATTCGAGCGCGCCGGCGGCCGGGTGCACCGGCTCACTGAATCTGCAATCCCGGGACTGGCGGCGGAAGCTGCCGCGGCCGACGTCGTCATTGACGCCGTGCTGGGGACCGGAGCGAAAGGCGGGCTGCGGGGCAGCGCTGCAGACCTGGTCCAGGCTGTCAGTGACGGCATCAGGAGCGGTTTGGTGGTGGCCTGCGACCTCCCGAGCGGCGTGGACGCCGATACCGGCGAGGCAGCCGGGCCGGTCCTTTCCGCTGACCTGACCGTGACGTTCGGGGGAGCGAAGGCCGGCCTGCTGGCGGACCCGGGCGCGGACCATGCTGGACGCGTCCTGGTGGTGCCGATCGGGATCGAGGAGCACCTGCCGCAGCCGTCCCTTCGCCGGCTGGAGGATGCCGAACTGGCCCACCTCCTGCCCCGTCCTGCACGGCGGGCCCAAAAGTACTCCCGCGGAGTGCTGGGAGTGGTGGCCGGATCCGAAGACTATCCCGGCGCCGCAGTCCTGGCGTGCCGGGGCGCCCTGGCCGCAGGAGTCGGCATGGTGCGGTACCTCGGTCCGCCGGCCGTGGCCGACCTCGTCCGGCAGTCCTGCCCTGAGGTGGTGTGCAGCACCGGGAGCGTGGCCGACAACCGGGTGCAGGCATGGCTGGTGGGCTCGGGCATGGGCCCGCAGGACCATGACCAGTTGACGCGTGCCCGCGATGCCATCGCGTCCGGACTTCCCGTCGTTGCCGACGCCGGCGCGCTGCCCGCGTTGCCGGCCATGCTCGCCCCGCACATGGTGCTGACCCCGCACGCCGGCGAGCTGGCGTCGCTGTTCCAACGCCTGGGCGGTGGGGAGGACCGGGAAGCCGTGGAAGCCGGAACCCTCGCCGCCGTACGCCAGGCCGCCAACCGTACGGGAGCCACCGTCCTGCTCAAAGGCGCCACCACACTCGTGGCGGCACCCTGGGGAGAGACCTTCAGCCAGGCGGACGGTACGCCCTGGCTCGCCACTGCAGGCAGTGGGGACGTCCTGGCCGGGGTCATTGGTGCGCTGCTCGCCCAGGCGGGGCCCGACGTCGGCCGCTTCAGTGAGGTGGGCATAGCGGCGGAGGGGCGGTGGGCCGCCATTGCCGCACTGGGCGCCGCGCTGCACGGGCGGGCAGGGCTGGCGGCGTCGGAGGCGGTGACAGGTGGTCCGATCACGGCAGGCGGCGTCGCGAATGCCATACCCGAAATTTGGGGTAAAGTCAGCATGCTTAGTAAATATGGAGCCTGGAAACGTAATAGTCACAGCCAACCACTACGGTAG
- the mgrA gene encoding L-glyceraldehyde 3-phosphate reductase encodes MTYIAAGDRYESMPYRRVGRSGLKLPAISLGLWHNFGDDKRFEEQRDILRRAFDLGVNHFDLANNYGPPDGSAETNFGRHLRDDFKPYRDELVISTKAGYYMWPGPYGEWGSRKYLISSLDQSLQRMGLDYVDIFYSHRPDPETPMEETMGALDYAVRSGKALYAGISSYTPEQTLEAARILKELGTPLLIHQPSYSMLNRWTEDGSPNLYEVLDQVGAGSIAFSPLAQGMLTDRYLHGIPDDSRAAKARFLSEDSITEEKLDRVRGLRKIAQGRGQTLAQMAIAWILRDQPKGSPVTSALVGASSVQQLEDTLSSINNLGFSDEELTAIDEFAVESDINLWKQNA; translated from the coding sequence ATGACCTACATTGCAGCAGGCGACCGCTACGAATCCATGCCCTACCGCCGGGTGGGCCGCAGCGGCCTGAAGCTCCCGGCCATCTCGCTGGGACTGTGGCACAACTTCGGCGACGACAAGCGCTTCGAGGAACAGCGGGACATCCTCCGCCGCGCCTTCGACCTGGGCGTCAACCACTTCGACCTCGCCAACAACTACGGGCCGCCGGACGGGTCCGCCGAGACCAACTTTGGCCGGCACCTGCGGGACGACTTCAAGCCCTACCGCGACGAACTGGTCATCTCCACCAAGGCCGGCTACTACATGTGGCCCGGTCCCTACGGCGAATGGGGCTCGCGCAAGTACCTGATCTCCAGCCTGGACCAGTCGCTGCAGCGCATGGGACTGGACTACGTGGACATCTTCTACAGCCACCGGCCCGACCCGGAAACACCGATGGAGGAGACCATGGGTGCCCTGGACTACGCCGTCCGTTCCGGCAAGGCACTGTACGCGGGCATTTCCTCCTATACGCCGGAGCAGACCCTCGAGGCCGCCCGTATCCTCAAGGAACTGGGCACGCCGCTGCTGATCCACCAGCCCAGCTACTCCATGCTGAACCGCTGGACCGAGGACGGTTCACCCAACCTGTACGAGGTCCTGGACCAGGTGGGCGCCGGATCCATCGCCTTCTCGCCGCTGGCGCAGGGCATGCTCACCGACCGATACCTCCACGGCATTCCTGACGACTCGCGGGCAGCCAAGGCGCGCTTCCTCTCGGAGGACTCCATCACCGAGGAAAAACTGGACCGGGTCCGCGGACTGCGGAAGATCGCCCAAGGCCGGGGGCAGACCCTGGCCCAGATGGCCATCGCCTGGATTCTGCGCGACCAGCCCAAGGGCTCGCCCGTCACCTCGGCACTGGTTGGCGCCTCCAGCGTCCAGCAGTTGGAGGACACACTGTCCTCCATCAACAACCTCGGCTTCTCGGATGAAGAGCTGACCGCGATTGACGAGTTTGCGGTTGAGTCGGACATCAACCTCTGGAAGCAAAACGCCTGA
- the glgX gene encoding glycogen debranching protein GlgX produces MEVWPGTAYPLGATFDGTGTNFALFSERAERVELCLLADDLTETRIELTEVDGYVWHCYLPHIQPGQKYGYRVHGPYDPASGNRFNPNKLLMDPYAKAIQGQIDWDPALFSYEFGDPDSRNDADSAPHTMHGVVINPFFEWDGDRQLRIPYHESVIYEAHVKGLTELHPEIPDEQRGTYAGVAHPAVIEHMKKLGVTAIELMPVHQFVNDGTLVEKGLSNYWGYNTIGFFAPQNTYSATGDVGHQVQEFKAMVRDLHRAGIEVILDVVYNHTAEGNHLGPTLSFKGIDNQAYYRLVDNDLKHYMDYTGTGNSLNVRHPHSLQLLMDSLRYWVTEMHVDGFRFDLASTLAREFYDVDKLSTFFELIQQDPVVSQVKLIAEPWDVGPGGYQVGNFPPQWTEWNGKYRDTVRDFWRGEPSTLGEFASRLTGSADLYESSARRPVASINFVTAHDGFTMRDLVSYNEKHNEANGEGNNDGESHNRSWNCGVEGDTDDDKVLTLRARQQRNFIATLLLSQGVPMLLHGDELGRTQQGNNNTYCQDSELSWIHWEAMDQPLVEFTAFVNKLRHDHPTFRRSRFFDGRPVRRGEGEKLPDIVWLKTDGTEMLPEDWGSGFGRTIGVFYNGDGIQEQDSRGRRITDDSFIMAFNAHDDAVDFCLPNEEYSQYWEVLIDTAAQADAYEPLKAKATLTLDAKSMVVLRAYSGPEAEVDTSAAASLASRVEHEEAQEEMVEAQTKAAEASEAKAEETKAAKAEDAKAAKAEETKAAKATEA; encoded by the coding sequence ATGGAAGTCTGGCCTGGAACTGCCTATCCGCTGGGAGCGACCTTTGATGGCACCGGCACCAATTTCGCCCTGTTCAGCGAACGGGCCGAGCGGGTCGAACTCTGCCTCCTGGCTGATGACCTGACCGAAACGCGCATCGAACTGACCGAGGTGGACGGCTATGTGTGGCACTGCTACCTGCCGCACATCCAGCCCGGCCAGAAGTACGGCTACCGCGTGCACGGTCCCTACGACCCCGCCAGCGGCAACCGCTTCAACCCGAACAAGCTGCTGATGGATCCCTACGCCAAGGCCATCCAGGGCCAGATCGACTGGGACCCGGCCCTCTTCTCCTACGAATTCGGCGACCCCGACTCCCGCAACGACGCCGATTCCGCCCCGCACACCATGCACGGCGTGGTCATCAACCCCTTCTTCGAATGGGACGGCGACCGCCAGCTGCGGATCCCGTACCACGAGTCGGTGATCTACGAAGCCCACGTCAAGGGCCTCACCGAGCTCCACCCGGAAATCCCGGACGAACAGCGCGGCACCTACGCCGGTGTGGCCCACCCTGCGGTCATTGAGCACATGAAGAAGCTCGGGGTCACGGCCATCGAACTCATGCCCGTCCACCAGTTCGTCAACGACGGCACCCTGGTGGAAAAGGGGCTCAGCAACTACTGGGGCTACAACACCATCGGCTTCTTCGCCCCGCAGAACACCTACAGCGCCACCGGCGACGTGGGGCACCAGGTCCAGGAATTCAAGGCCATGGTCCGCGACCTGCACCGCGCCGGCATCGAAGTGATCCTCGACGTCGTTTACAACCACACTGCCGAAGGCAACCACCTGGGCCCCACGCTGTCCTTCAAGGGCATCGACAACCAGGCCTACTACCGCCTGGTGGACAACGACCTCAAGCACTACATGGACTACACCGGCACCGGCAACTCCCTGAACGTCCGACACCCGCACTCGCTGCAGCTGCTCATGGACTCCCTGCGCTACTGGGTCACGGAGATGCACGTGGACGGCTTCCGCTTCGACCTTGCCTCCACCCTGGCCCGTGAGTTCTACGACGTGGACAAGCTCTCCACCTTCTTCGAACTCATCCAGCAGGACCCGGTAGTTTCCCAGGTGAAGCTGATCGCCGAGCCGTGGGACGTGGGCCCGGGCGGCTACCAGGTGGGCAACTTCCCGCCGCAGTGGACCGAATGGAACGGCAAGTACCGCGACACCGTCCGCGACTTCTGGCGCGGCGAGCCCTCCACGCTTGGCGAGTTCGCCTCCCGGCTAACCGGCTCCGCCGACCTCTATGAAAGCTCCGCCCGCCGTCCGGTGGCCTCAATCAACTTCGTCACCGCCCACGACGGTTTCACCATGCGGGACCTGGTCTCCTACAACGAGAAGCACAACGAGGCCAACGGCGAGGGCAACAACGACGGCGAATCGCACAACCGCTCCTGGAACTGCGGCGTTGAAGGCGACACCGACGACGACAAGGTCCTTACCCTGCGCGCCCGCCAGCAGCGGAACTTCATCGCCACGCTGCTGCTCTCCCAGGGTGTGCCCATGCTGCTGCACGGCGACGAGCTGGGCCGCACCCAGCAGGGCAACAACAACACCTACTGCCAGGACTCCGAGCTCAGCTGGATCCACTGGGAAGCCATGGACCAGCCGCTGGTGGAGTTCACCGCCTTCGTGAACAAGCTCCGCCACGACCACCCGACGTTCCGCCGCAGCCGCTTCTTCGACGGCCGGCCGGTGCGCCGCGGCGAAGGCGAAAAGCTGCCGGACATCGTCTGGCTCAAGACGGACGGCACCGAAATGCTGCCGGAGGACTGGGGGAGCGGCTTCGGCCGCACCATCGGCGTGTTCTACAACGGCGACGGCATCCAGGAACAGGATTCACGCGGCCGGCGCATCACGGACGACAGCTTCATCATGGCCTTCAACGCCCACGACGATGCCGTGGACTTCTGCCTTCCCAACGAGGAGTACTCACAGTACTGGGAGGTCCTGATTGACACCGCGGCCCAGGCTGACGCGTATGAACCGCTCAAGGCGAAGGCAACGCTGACCCTGGACGCGAAGTCCATGGTGGTGCTGCGCGCCTACTCCGGCCCGGAAGCTGAAGTGGACACGTCCGCTGCCGCTTCACTGGCGTCCAGGGTAGAGCACGAGGAAGCCCAGGAGGAGATGGTGGAGGCCCAGACCAAGGCCGCGGAAGCGAGCGAGGCAAAGGCCGAGGAAACCAAGGCAGCCAAAGCCGAGGACGCCAAGGCTGCGAAGGCGGAGGAGACCAAGGCTGCGAAGGCAACCGAGGCATGA
- a CDS encoding holo-ACP synthase: protein MIVGIGVDVVDIERFGRQLERTPGLRDRLFVPAERELNTRSLAARFAAKEAVAKVLGAPAGMNWQDCWIGLDHNGPTVQVKGTVLAVAEAKGVKRWHLSISHDGGIATATVLAEG from the coding sequence ATGATCGTTGGCATCGGGGTAGACGTAGTAGACATCGAGCGGTTCGGCCGCCAGCTGGAACGGACGCCGGGCCTGAGGGACCGGCTGTTCGTGCCGGCGGAACGGGAACTGAACACCCGCTCCCTGGCAGCCAGGTTCGCCGCGAAGGAAGCCGTGGCCAAGGTCCTCGGTGCGCCCGCCGGCATGAACTGGCAGGACTGCTGGATCGGCCTTGACCACAACGGACCCACCGTCCAGGTCAAGGGGACCGTCCTTGCGGTTGCCGAGGCCAAAGGCGTCAAGCGCTGGCACCTGTCCATCAGCCACGACGGCGGCATCGCCACCGCAACGGTCCTGGCCGAAGGCTGA
- the treY gene encoding malto-oligosyltrehalose synthase has translation MRTPVSTYRLQIRSSFTLFDAANQVPYLKDLGVDWVYLSPILTAEKGSDHGYDVTDPSAVDPDRGGPEGLLALSRAAREHGMGVLVDIVPNHVGVASPPQNPWWWSLLKEGRESPYAEAFDVDWDLGGGKVRLPMLGSDADLDKLEVKDGELRYYDHRFPLAEGTYSDGDSPQDVHSRQHYQLMDWRRADAELNYRRFFAVTTLAGIRVEEPSVFQEAHAEVGRWFTEGLVDGLRVDHPDGLADPTGYLRWLKDLSGGAYVLVEKILEPGEVLPQEFACEGTTGYDALADVDRVFVDPAGQQALDALDARLRGSSEPADYAAMIRGTKRMIADGILRSEVLRLARLVPESYGLALDQAGDAIAEIIASFPVYRSYLPVGADVLKEACESAAAHRPDLEVAVGTLLPLLLDPANAIAIRFQQTSGMVMAKGVEDTAFYRYTRLGTLTEVGAEPTEFAVGPEEFHQRMQRRQQDLPLSMTTLSTHDTKRSEDARARISVIAELPQEWAETLESLRGLAPIPDGPYENLLWQAIIGAWPASRERLQGYAEKAAREAGNSTTWTNPNGDFEAAVKAAVDAVFDDPKVANVVTDFVARIDSFSAANSVSAKLVQLTMPGVPDVYQGSEFWERSLTDPDNRRPVDFGARQAELAKLDAGTLPDEGTEASKLLVTSRALRLRRDRPELFQGYTPVPATGAAAGHLLAFTRGTDASSGALTLATRLPAGLEAGGGWRDTAVDLSTAMRDELTGASYGPGPVSVAEVLGTYPVALLVPEDGEKA, from the coding sequence ATGAGGACACCCGTCTCCACCTACCGTTTGCAGATCCGCAGCAGCTTCACCCTGTTCGACGCCGCCAACCAGGTCCCGTACCTGAAGGACCTCGGCGTGGACTGGGTGTACCTGTCGCCCATCCTCACTGCGGAAAAAGGTTCGGACCACGGCTATGACGTGACCGACCCCTCCGCCGTGGACCCGGACCGCGGCGGCCCTGAAGGGCTGCTGGCCCTGTCCAGGGCAGCGCGCGAGCACGGCATGGGCGTCCTGGTGGACATCGTGCCCAACCACGTGGGCGTGGCATCCCCTCCGCAGAACCCGTGGTGGTGGTCCCTGCTCAAGGAGGGCCGCGAATCACCCTACGCGGAAGCTTTCGACGTCGACTGGGACCTGGGCGGCGGAAAGGTCCGGCTCCCCATGCTGGGCTCCGACGCCGACCTGGACAAGCTGGAGGTCAAGGACGGCGAACTCCGCTACTACGATCACCGGTTCCCCCTGGCCGAAGGCACATACAGCGACGGTGATTCCCCGCAGGACGTGCACAGCCGCCAGCACTACCAGCTGATGGACTGGCGCCGCGCCGACGCCGAGCTGAACTACCGGCGCTTCTTCGCGGTCACCACGCTCGCCGGAATCCGCGTCGAAGAACCCTCGGTCTTCCAGGAAGCGCATGCCGAGGTGGGGCGCTGGTTCACCGAGGGCCTGGTGGACGGGCTCCGCGTGGACCACCCGGACGGCCTCGCCGATCCCACCGGCTATCTCCGCTGGCTGAAGGACCTCAGCGGCGGCGCCTATGTCCTGGTGGAGAAGATCCTGGAACCGGGCGAGGTGCTGCCGCAGGAGTTCGCGTGCGAAGGCACCACCGGATACGACGCGCTGGCGGACGTGGACCGGGTCTTTGTGGACCCCGCGGGGCAGCAGGCACTGGACGCACTGGACGCCAGGCTGCGGGGCTCCTCAGAGCCCGCGGACTATGCCGCAATGATCCGCGGCACCAAGCGCATGATCGCCGACGGCATCCTGCGCTCGGAAGTGCTGCGGCTGGCCCGGCTGGTCCCGGAGTCCTACGGCCTCGCCCTGGACCAGGCAGGCGACGCCATCGCGGAGATTATCGCCTCCTTCCCGGTGTACCGTTCGTACCTGCCCGTGGGCGCCGATGTCCTCAAGGAAGCATGCGAATCCGCGGCAGCCCACCGGCCGGACCTGGAAGTGGCGGTGGGAACCCTCCTTCCGCTGCTGCTGGATCCGGCCAACGCCATCGCCATCCGGTTCCAGCAAACCTCCGGCATGGTCATGGCCAAGGGCGTGGAGGATACGGCGTTCTACCGCTACACCCGCCTTGGAACCCTGACCGAGGTGGGCGCTGAACCCACCGAGTTCGCCGTGGGCCCGGAGGAATTCCACCAGCGGATGCAGCGGCGCCAGCAGGACCTCCCGCTGTCCATGACCACCCTGTCCACCCACGACACCAAACGCAGCGAGGATGCCCGGGCACGGATCTCGGTCATCGCCGAGCTGCCGCAGGAGTGGGCGGAAACGCTGGAGAGCCTTCGCGGCCTGGCGCCCATCCCGGACGGCCCGTACGAAAACCTGCTGTGGCAGGCAATCATCGGTGCCTGGCCGGCAAGCCGGGAACGGCTTCAGGGATACGCCGAGAAGGCGGCCCGGGAGGCCGGGAACTCCACCACCTGGACCAATCCCAATGGGGACTTCGAGGCCGCGGTGAAGGCCGCCGTGGACGCAGTCTTCGACGACCCCAAGGTTGCCAACGTGGTGACGGACTTCGTGGCCCGCATCGACTCCTTCTCCGCCGCCAACTCGGTTTCCGCCAAGCTGGTCCAGCTGACCATGCCCGGCGTGCCGGACGTGTACCAGGGCAGCGAGTTCTGGGAACGTTCGTTGACGGACCCGGACAACCGCCGGCCGGTGGACTTTGGTGCCCGGCAGGCTGAGTTGGCAAAGCTCGACGCCGGCACCTTGCCGGACGAGGGCACAGAGGCCAGCAAGCTCCTGGTCACCTCGCGGGCACTCCGCCTGCGCCGGGACCGGCCGGAGCTGTTCCAGGGCTACACGCCAGTCCCAGCCACTGGCGCGGCTGCCGGGCACCTGCTCGCATTCACCCGCGGAACCGATGCCTCCTCCGGCGCCCTCACGCTTGCCACCCGGCTCCCCGCCGGACTGGAAGCCGGCGGCGGGTGGCGGGACACCGCCGTCGACCTTTCCACTGCCATGCGCGACGAACTTACGGGAGCCAGCTACGGGCCGGGCCCGGTTTCGGTGGCAGAAGTGCTGGGTACCTACCCGGTGGCCCTGCTGGTACCCGAAGATGGAGAGAAGGCATGA